In Panicum virgatum strain AP13 chromosome 5K, P.virgatum_v5, whole genome shotgun sequence, the genomic window CCTCTTGTGTAATGCAATTCATGTTGTCTAATTACAACTCGGCAGGCTCAGCTTGATTTGATGCTAAATTACTTTTATAAGTCATACAGAACTATATATGAATGAAATGAGTAAAGTGAATTCTATAGGAAGCACAACCCCTGGTATCTGGTCATCCGCTTTAGTTCTCTTTATTAACACGGCCAGCATATCCACCACCAAATTAAAAAGGATTGGCGATTATGGATCCCCCTGCCGAACTCCTTTTTTAGTTTGACATCAGCATGACACATGGCACGCCCAGGGGCTGCCACGTGTCAGTCTGtatgttttcttttttgaaaatcttttattaatttcaaaaatagatttaagcttcaaaaatttataataaattaacCGGAGCTGGATGAGAAATGGGGGCggtaggaggagggaggggcgagTGGAAAAtctagagagagagggggagtcGAAATCAACCGACAGGAGGATGGAGAGGAGCAGCAAAAATGAATCGGCACGATGTGGAAGGAGGTGCGCCCTCTAATTAACCTTGAACGACAGATTGAGCCGGCCGTTCCGGTGAACAAAATTACTGCCGGCTGGAAAAAAGTCATTACCTTTTTCTTTTGGGTTTTCCTCAAATTCACGATATCCAATTTATACGTGTGGCTATCTATGGCGCACAAAATTTGATTCAAACTAATTTGGATGATGTTCTTGAGTTGGCAACTCAACAGAAGACCTCATTCAATGAGAAGAATGAACAGGTGAAGGATGCTACACTTTGGAAATTAAAAGTTATTCTGTATTTCATAATAAGCACAACGTTCTATTCAAGTTGTGATACTCTAAAAAAATCCTTAAGATCGATGACAAATTTTTTATGAAATTTGTGTTTTACCTTGAAGCTGTTCTTACATTCTATACCACTTTGCCTATTTGCAGCTTCAGCAGAATGCTCTGTCcgcacaagaacaagcaaaagttGCTAATGAGAGAATTCCCGTAACCTTCATGATCGGTTCAGACTCAAGGGAAGATTTGGCCACAGAGTTTGTGGCTCTAGAGATTTGGACAGAAAAGGTTTCCTTCCCTAGATGGACATCGAGCTTACCTTGAGTTGAGGGTCAGAACAGCTTGTAGAGTATCATTTACCCACTCCTTtgctcaaccgtcaatccggaggttttatataaagtttttgaaagaaatttgtaagttcctcgggtgatctctcggatcgctcaaatgtgtttcattcTTCACCAAGGCCTTTTCATGTGCCGTTCTTTTCCCATCCTACTCCTAACGGTTACTTTttggtggagctgtaggtatggaggacaTGAAGGGaaacctgcttctcatattttgctgagTCAAAGAGCCCAGCTGGTGCACATATCTATATTCCTACCGTCCTTGTTTGCGCTCTTGATGGTTTTCATCTTTGCCTCCGGCGCCACGGAAGTGGCCACGTTCTCCGTGGAGCTCGCCGTCTTCCAAGGGCTTGACGGTGCCGCGCTTGGCGGCATGGTGTCCCCCGCGTTCAGCCTCAAGGTGTGCGTCGAGAACCCCCGCGACCTGCAGCCCTGGTGCTCCAACGGCGGGAAGGTGGTGGTCTCTTACTCCAGCGTCGCCCTTGCGTGGGGCGACGTGCCAAGCTTCTGCGTGCCGAGGAAGGCGACGAGGTAGCTGGTGCTGCTGCCATGGGGAAAAGGAGTTGGCTTGTCCGAGGGTTTGCGCCGGCGTCTCGCTTCGGAGTTGTCTGCAGGCATGACTCAGGTACTGATGATCGAGATGAGGTTGTTCAACGATGAGAATGATTAGAGTCCTTCAGAGACCTATACAGTGGCGCATCGTTGCAGTCGTTTCAGCTTATGCTCACAGCTGGCTCAAGAGCATAATAATGAATATCTACATGTCGTTGTAGCTTAATGATACGTACATGTAATATCTGCAGTAGGAATTTTGTGAAAGTAAATAAACTCACTGCATCGTGGGTACCACATTCTGTTAGGCCAATgaatttttatcattatttgtGTATGTTTGATGATTTGATGTAAACCCTGTGCATTGCAAAATTACCTTAAATTAGTTAAAATGCGAGTTAAGTGTACCAACGGTCCTTAAATTTGTTCGAGCACGTATCATATAGGTCCTCAAATTTTTAGTTTTCAGTTTAAAATCTCCAAATTTGCTAAGTATGTTACTCATCAAGGGCCAAACCTTCTTTATTAGTGTTAATCAGTTTTGCCATCCAGAAAGTGTTGCTCCAATTGATTCATGGGAAACGAGAGAAGATGAACACGGAGCAGAACACAATAGAGAGATGATGATGAGTCATTTCCATATGGGTTGATAGCATGTCACATGGATAATTACCCACTAATAATTAGCAAAAACATAGCCTAGAGCGACATCCTATTAGCATGTCTCTCGTAAAAGAGCAAACCTATCTTTACTACTACCAATGGCTAGTAATACAATACAACTAGTAGTATATTGCGGTAGGTTTGTAGCACGCGGTCGCACGGGGTTGCCCGTGCAAGTCGACGTCGCATGCGAACGACTCCCAGGCCACCTTGAGCTCGACCTCGAGCTGCGGCGCCACACCCCACCTCCGCTCCTCCGTCAAGAGGCGGAACAGGTCCTCGGGCACGCCCACCCCCTCGCTCGTCGCGTTCACCGGCAGCACCACCGCCTTCTTGGCGTACACAGGTCGAAGCTCGGCGTGCGCCCGCGCGCGAGGGGCATGCCCGCGTACGAGACCaccacgtcgccgccgccgtgtctcACGAGGAAGTCGTGGCCGTTGTCGACGCGCACGGCGAGGTCGCCCCCGCCGGCTGGAGCCCCTTGaagccggcgagctccacggaGCACGTGGTCGGCAGGTTGTCTGGGTTCGCGAGGGAGTCGGCCGGCGGTAGCAACGCCGGCAGAGCGCCGAATATGCCGAGGTACAGGAGGCGCAGAACGATCCACGGGCAGCAGCCGCAACCGCCAGCTTCGTCATCGGTAGGCCGTAGGCGCCATTGGGAGCTAGTTCGTATTATTTCTTCAAGATCAATGGACGACGGAAGATGTGGGAAATTAGTTGTAAACAAGTAGGCCCGGTCATGATCATGATTCGTAACGTGTGTCCAAATCGGCGTTGCTCGGCGTAAGCTGGCGATATTATCGGACTAATTATCGTGACGCCAAAGCTTTCTTCTTGAACTCTGTCttctaaactttttttttttgagaaaattctaAACTCTAAATAAACAGCTTGGACTGTGCTACGGAGTTCGATTACGTATCGGAACGCCAGACACGAGGAGCCGGCCGGCGAGACGTGTTCAGAAAACAAAGTCACCGTTGAGAGGCAGAAGGTAGGATCGgacgcggcgacgacggcgggcgATCGAGGCATCGAGCTTGAGGAGCTTGAAGAGCGCACTGCTACGATTCTAGCTGCTAGACGACGGCCACCAGCCAAGAATTGAAACACGCGCCTCTCGGAGAAATAATCATGGCGGACATAGAAGAAGGCGCTCGAGAACCAGTGGATCGCTCGAGACATCCCTGGGCGACAGGAGCGGTAACAGCCCGGCTCGCCTTCATGGCGGTGTCCACACTGTCCGCGTTCGCGCTCGTGGTGGTTTTGCTCGTGGCCAACGACGCCAAAGAAGCCACCGAGTTCTCCATGGAGCTCGCCGCCTCCGAGGGTCTGGGGAACGCGACCGCCGGCGGGACGCTTCTCTCTCCCGCGTTCGGTCTCAAGCTGCGCGCCAAGAACGCCCGTGTCCTCCAACCGTGGTGCTGCGACAAcggcggggtggtggtggtctcCTACTCCGGTGCTGCCCTCGCGTGGGGCCGTGTGCCGCCCTTTTGCGTGGAGAGGAGGGCGCCGACGGAGCTGACGCTGGTGCCATGGGGGAGGGGGGTTGGCCTGACGGAGGATGTGCGCCAGCGTCTGGCTTCAGAGCTGCGCGTGGGCACCCTTCAGGGAACGGTGGGGATGAAGCTATTCTACGATGCTAGAGATTGGTCCTCTCCACCGAGTTACTGGGGGACATCGTCGCAGTTGTTCCAGTTTACCCTTGACCCACGGAGCGCAAGATTAATTAGTCAATACGATCTTTTGGAGATCACGTGGAGCAATCTAATAGATAGATAGTTTGAGTTTGTTTGGTCTCAAAAGTGCCATGGGCGTCAGGTGTAGTGCTGGGAATATGGGCCGTGCCCAACTGGGCCAGCCCGAAAACAGGCGCCCAAAACACGGCCCAGCACGAAATCATAAGGGCCGGGCTAGCACGGCCCGAAGAAAGGGCTGGGCCGTGCCTTGAATCTCGGCCTGTCGTGCCCCCGACACGGCCCGCACGCGCAGGCCATGcttgggccggcccggcacgaaatGGCCCGTCAAAGAGCCCCCGCGGCCGCATTGAAGATCCTGTGGCCGACGCCGACTCGTCAAACCTAGCCGCCGCATTCATTCCCCATCGCGAGACTCGCCCAGTCGCTCCGTCTTGCTCGGGAgccgaaccctagccgccactcGCCAACCTTGTCATCTCCTGTCTATCTGTCCATCGATCTCCCCCAATCCCAGCCTCTGACTTTGCCGGTGGCCCGTGGAGTcgcgccgtcgcccgcgcggaGATCGGCGCTGTCGAGCACGGGGGATAGCTGCGTTGGGCGGACTTGAGGAGAGTGGGCGACAACCCGACCGGCCCGACGAATGGCTGCGCTCCGGCGATGCGAGAGCCCGGCCGTGCCAGCCCCCGGCGACGCGTGCAACCACAGGCCATTGCTAGCGGCCGACACAGGCGGCCAGATCGGGACCAGGGCCCGTCCGGCCGTCCGCCCACGCGGGACGCGGCCACGGATCAGTAAGGGCCTTTCGATTTCCACCCTCTTTTTTCCTCCATTGATGCTTTGATTAAATGCAATGCAACTGATCCTCCACGGATCAGTTGTGGCTGTTGACTTAATGATTGATGAACTATTGCTGATATTTAAGTATGTTTCATATTCAAATACTTGCTGTTGTGGCTGTTTCTTATCGTTGATATGTGAGTATCTTcatatgtcttattgttgattttTGTAATATgtgggccgtgcttgggccggcacGGCCCGAAGAAGGCACGACGTGCTTTAGGGCCGAGCTGGGCCTCTATTTTTACTCTTTGGGCTGGCATGGCACGGCCCGAAATTTTTTTGGGCCGTTTAGGCCCGACCCCTTTTAGCCCGAAGCACGATGGGCTTGGGCCGTGCCGGCCCGACCCGGCCCAATTCCCAGCACTAGTCAGGTGGCCACATATAGCGTTTCATGGACCGGAATCTCTGGTAGAGGAGTATGACGTTTCCCTGGACCTAGATCCTAGGTGTGCTATGCAGATATAACTATCAGAGCGAGTATTATAGAATCAGGTAGGTAGGCTGGGAGTATAGCCACATTAAAAAAATTCCTGCCGGCGGAGAGAAAAAAGAGGAGAGAGTGGAGCAGGCGGTTTGACGAGCGCCGGCTGAAGCTGGCTGAGACACGCACATGCAGCCCCTATTGGTTGTACTGATGCTGGGCTTGCTACCTATTGTTTGCACGTGTTGCTGCTAACCAAATAATTTCACTGAGCAACTAGGTTAGGTACAATCAGACGACTAATTAAAGCATCGTTGAGCCTGGCTCCTTGGTAGGAGCCTAGGAGACTTGCTCAGCTGAGCGTGACACCAATCACATGTAACTGTCACAGAGGTGCTTTCTTATTTTAGGAGAGAGCTGGAGGAGAAAAATATTATAATGAATTAcgtataaaatattaaattaaatGTCAAAGTGATTTTCAATATATTTATACTTTCTTCGTTTAAATTAGATCGTTTTGATAAATATCTAGATGTAAAGTGATGGAGATCCACCCAACACCAATAACACAAAACAAAAGCGAACCCATTCCGGCCTTCCCATCCCAGCATCCCCTCTCCAACGCCGCAAGCTGTCAAGGGCTCAAGGCTTCGAAGCGATCATTCCCTCCAGTCCTGGTCCTGGCTCGCTTCGCCTCCTTCCACCagcggcgccgcgcgccgcaccTCGGCCCAACCCCTCCCGACCTGGCGATCTACACGCCTCGCCCTCCCTACTTCTCCGCCTCGGTAcgctcccgtcgccgccgcctcttcgATCGTGTGCTCCACCGCCTGATCCGGCGCCTCTTCGCCGATCTGCTCCTCTACCAGAGAATTGACTGACGTTTTCGCTTTGCAGCTTTCTCGTCCgtgccccctcctccgccgcccctcttCGCTGGTGCGCTCTCCCCTTATCACCTCCCTAGCAATCTGCTCCTATCCCTTGACTATGATAATTTATTTCTTCATTTGTTTGCAGCGCTACGCCTCCGTTTCGCGCCGCCGCTTCATATATCAAGATACAGGTACGCttgggggttttttttttggattagaGAATACTAGTAGGAAGAAGAGCAAGATATTTCGGGCTCGTCTACTATTATTTTAGTTCACCTTTTTTTTAACATGATATATATTATCTGTGACAGAATCGAGATTGCTGGCCCATCTGCAGCGAAACTCTGGCAAAATGGATCCCTCGTGCCGTTGGCTTGGAACACCAGTTTTATTAACCCTTATAAGTTTACATGGTTTAGGATGTTGTAACATGTTTGCTAGATTTTTCGTTAAACAGTTTATACTGCGAAAAAATGAAAGTAATTCCTGTGCTCCAAACTAACTTTATGGTGCTTCTTGTTGGTAAGAAAAAGTATTAGGGCATGTAAGTTTAAGCTGTGTTGCGATGCCCGCAACTGAGAAGTATGCTTTACCTACATTTGTGGAATATTATAGGAATATTAAAAAGCTAATTTTATGTTGAACACTGCAACTGTAAGCTCACAAACTTATAGGTGCATTTGATTGGACAAACAACTTGAATGTGTAAGCCATAGTTATTACAACCAGAAATTGGACCTGCAAAGCCCTTGGCCTTGGTTTTTGTGGTTTGATTGATCTAACTTGCTGGGCTGCTCGTTCAGAGAGTGTGAATAGTACTAAAGACCAGCCACAAGGACAAGCATGTTGCGTAGTTATGGATTTAATTTTTTAACCTTCCACATTGAATCTTGTAGAAAATTCTCAAATTATAGGTGTGATGGTatgaaaattctcaaatttgtgAGATACCCTAGGTACTGCATTTTTCATTTATAGATAACATTTTATTGTACATACATGCAAACTTTCAACTCCGCCTCAGTTCAATTTCTGATATAAAAAATGCCTACTGGAGTAGAATTTGTCAACTTCATATCTGCAAGTCGGTCTAGTATATCTTGACATTTGTATGCATGTAGATCATAACCTTGATTTGTTTTCAAAAAGTATTTCCAAAAACTTTACTCAGGTCTTTGTGGAATATGCAATATTTCTAaattttgatttgttttcaCATGAGTTGCCCCTGTCACACAATATAAGTCCAAGGAAACATGGTATCTAATAAATAGTCATTCTAGAGGCACCAATGCACATTTGCAGTGTCTAATAAGTAGAGGGGTGGAGTGGGCATACTAAAATAGTTGGCTGTTTGATTCTCTAATCGAACCAAAGCATCCATGTGGACTGTCCTATACTGTAGTAAAGAGGGAGTAATTTTTAAGTTTTACTCATAATTGGTATGCATTCGGATGATTTGTCAAGCTGAACAATATTTATTGAGAATAAAAATGTCAGTACAGCAAACTCATAACGCATTGTATGAGATAGTATACATTACTCGTCTGTCAATACCTGATATGTCATACTGTCATGTGCAACTTTGAATGGTATGTAAAATCCTTAATTTTTAATTGCACCTCCCTCATATCCCTGTTATAGATTTAACTGTATCCTGTCTTTTTATACTACCTTTCAGTAACACATGGCTCTTTGGAGGGTTATGCTTTTGTTGGTTGTTCTACTAGCTGTCAAGGTGCAGTATGTTAGTTGCCCTGGTGACACATGGCTTAAGGCAGCTACCCTGGCTTCTCACTTGGACACAAGTGCTCCCGCGCCACAGCCCAACAGGAATGACATCTGGTATGTCTCTAAAACTTTTACAACTTCAAACATGACAAAATTTGGTTCAAATATGAGTTTTTGACTTTTTAGGCTGATGTATTAACTGGTCGTAAGGATAAGAATACTCTAATATGAACTCCACCTCTAGAAAGATTAGCAGCTTTAATTATCCGCAAAAGAGTATGAGTATATGAAAATATGTTTGGTGCCCTCCTGTGGGTAGCATAGCTATTATATATGATTTATGAATCCCTGTTCTAGTTCCCTAATAAATTAATGACCACTaattgtttgaaaagaaaaataatgacCACTAGGACGGAGCCATCCCATGCTGGTGTATGCACAATGCAGTTAGCTTAGCAATCCCTTTCATGGTTTCATGCTACACATGTACATCTACTTTCATCTAGTTCCTCACTTGTCTATTTCATAAACGAGTAATTACTCCTCAATTCTCGCTACACAGGAGTTCATTCTGCTCTTGATACAATTTTTAACTTGTTGCAGTGACAACCACACTGTTTCCTGCCAACCTGCTGAATCTAGTGCTGCTAAGGCTGTTGTTGATTTCAACTCAGCCgtatcttccttcttcttcattgtacCCATGTAAGTTGACTCCAATACTCAATCCATTATCATATATAACAGTGAACACTAGCCTCTTCTAAATGTATTGAAATGTGCTTTCAGGATACGAGTGTTGAGGTTAGAGCATAACAGCCGTACAGAGTCAGATACACAATTTTGGTGGTACCTTTGCTTTGGCTCTAGTGGCTACATCATATGGGCATATTACTTCTGCGGTTGTTCCTCATTCTATCAAGCAGCTGTCTTTCCAATATATGTGGTGTCAATATTGGGAGCAATTGTCCATCTCATCCTTTTACTTATTGCTACATCTTTGACCTTTGGTGTGCGGGTAATACCTCTGCTACTTGGTATCTAAacattgcttttttttttcttcatgttttctttATTTGTGAATAATGTATTACTTTCACTTATGAATTTATTGTTTAGGATAAGAGACCAATTCCACTGGTTTTAGTACCAGCATCATCCTTCTTCACTGCTGCTGTGTTGTGGTGGGTGTCTGAActggattggattggatggtGGGGCTTCTCATTGACTGCCCTTTCGCATTGCTTCCGGCTCGGAGCTACAGTACGATTTAACCTTGTTTAGTTTGAACTTCAGATTATTAATTTAAAATTAAGCTATTTGTAGTCCCCTTACAATGATCTTTCTTTGTAATTTAGTTTTCTAGAAAAGAAATATGAAATGGAACATTATAATGAGAGCATAGGTCGGTTGGCTGATGTTCTGGTGGTGGTTCTGTGCCCACAGTTTTGGAATAGTGTATGCACATGTAGAGCACATGTAGGATTAAATCCTAAGAGGAATAGTGTATATGCACATGTAGGATTAGGAATCCAATCTAATTTCATCGTACACAGGGATGTACCTGTATGGACATTTGCAATGTGTGTGCTCGCGAAGGTCCATTTATGTGTCTGGCCCGTAGTTGTCGAAAGAAATTATAATTAAGTTTTATCATCAATGTGTAAAATGTTACCTAGATTGGTCAAATGAATTAAATGACATGATTTAAGTTTTCGCTAGTATGTTATTTTCACTATACTGTCAGTATGTCTACATAGcattattatttatttcttCACATGTCATCCATAGTGCTGAGCTAATTCACTAATCAATCCTTTGTTTCTTATAAATGCAGAATTATCAGGATGACTTCACCTTCTGGCTTTTTGATGCATCCATACCGATCTGGCTGGTTAATGCAATCATATCGGCGGTGGGGGCAGTCAGTGGATTTTTGTGGCTTAGGCACCCTCAGTTGTGTGTCTCATTGGAATACAAGGTAAGAATGAAAGTGAATATTGTTTATAAGGCATGTTATCATAGAAATGACTGAACTATTCAAATCGAGGATAGTATATGATTTATAAAGACAAAGAAAAGGTAATTATGTACCATCCACACATTCATTACGGATGTAACTTTTTGCCCCATTTATATTAACTGCAGGTAACTTCTTATGTCATTGGAGTTGTGCGCGGGGTGGAAGTCTATCTATGGTGTTCTCGTGGCATCACAAGGGTATTGTCGAAGATAGAAGGCGACCAACAATGATCTTTAGCATATTGGGATTCATGTTCAACTTACAATAGGAAAATTGCACAAGTACTTTGGGTTTGCCCACGGAGAGTTATTTACAATGAGACACAACTAATGTCCAAGGAGAGTTATTTACATTCACCAATGTCATGAACCATCATGATTTGCCTTACATATGTATGAACTTTGCTCTCAAAAGTTcatgaagtttttttttcccgCTAGCTCGTTGGCTTTGCTTTGAACCAACAGAAAAGGGCAATATTTGTTCAGAATACCCGTGAACCTTATATTCTATTTGATAATCTAATCATGCCTAGAATCGTTGTCTGGATTTATCACTGTTTGGATCAACGATATGCGACCAAAATGGATTCCACTAAAATAGGGGGGTGGGGGTTCGCCCCATATACATATGCTGCCCTACTGTATTGTAATGTATATGTGTGTCACCATACGCCTATGCGTAATACCAAATCG contains:
- the LOC120707816 gene encoding uncharacterized protein LOC120707816, with protein sequence MALWRVMLLLVVLLAVKVQYVSCPGDTWLKAATLASHLDTSAPAPQPNRNDICDNHTVSCQPAESSAAKAVVDFNSAVSSFFFIVPMIRVLRLEHNSRTESDTQFWWYLCFGSSGYIIWAYYFCGCSSFYQAAVFPIYVVSILGAIVHLILLLIATSLTFGVRDKRPIPLVLVPASSFFTAAVLWWVSELDWIGWWGFSLTALSHCFRLGATNYQDDFTFWLFDASIPIWLVNAIISAVGAVSGFLWLRHPQLCVSLEYKVTSYVIGVVRGVEVYLWCSRGITRVLSKIEGDQQ